In Lusitaniella coriacea LEGE 07157, the genomic stretch GTGCTTCGGATTTCGCCCCGAAAGGACTATCCCATTGATAAGTATCTTCTGAGTTGGGATCGCTGATGTTACATCGCTTCATAGTTTTTTCTCCACTCACTCGCCACCAAACTATTATTCAATCTGGCGCTGGATTGAAGGGCAATCTCAAAAAGGGTTGCCGCTTCTTACGTTTATTGAATGACTTTGTTTTACCCTCTTCTTTAACCCCTGTCAACTAAAATCGCCCTTCTAGGTTGGGGAAGATTTGACCTTGCTTTTGCGCGTCCTGAATAAAAGGTTCGTTACGGCTTTCGCTTATTGAGGATTGTTGGGGATCGACAGTGATGAAGTGGCAAATTTCATCGGTTCTAAAACCTAATGCCATTGGGCGTTTGACTTGGGGCAATACCTGAACGTCGTAAAGTTCTGTGATGATGCCGTCGAGGTAGAGCCAATGGTCGATATTTCCGGTATTGAGGTTGATTATTGCTAAACCGCAGCGACTGGTTGCTTCTTTTGCGGCTAAACGTTCGTCTAGGGCGAGTCCGGAAAAGGCCTGTTCTGGTGAGGGTCGATCGCGCCGAGTTTGAGATAATCCAACAATCGCCCAATCCTTGTAGAAGGCTAACCCGCGCAGATAACCGGGACAAAACGCGATCGCGTTAAAGCATCCCCGTGCAAAATCGACGTAACCGAAATCCCCCGTCCCGGAGTTGAGCAACCATAGTTTATCCCGATACCAACGAGGAGAGTGGGGCATAGATAAATCGGTAAGAAGGAGTTGATTCGTTCTCACATCGATCAAACAACCGCCGGACTGCCGCTTTTCTCGCCAACCTGCTGCCACATCAGAGCGACTAATCGCCGTTGCATAACCGGGCTGACCGTCGACCAAAGCAATTCCGTTAAGATGGCAGCGATCTTCGGGGGCAAGTTTCTCGATGAAGGGAGGATGCCAGAGAGGAGTGAAACTATAGCGATCGCTCGTTGTCGCCAAGCAACTATATAAAGTATTGGCAAAAACAATTCTCCCCGACTCCTCAACCGCAACGTCGTGAATGTCTAAATCGCCGGTAGTGTGGGCAAGGCGGGGAATATAAAGTTTGTCATAACCGTTGTAGCGCTGTCCGGGAAGCAAGGCATTGTCCAATTGCCACAGTTGGTAGCGAGAACTTAAATAGAGGCGCTCGGATGTGGCATAGAGTCCCATCGGTCGGTCGAACAGCCGCTCGAAAATGGATAGTTGCCCCTCGGATTTTAAACCAATCAGAAATAAGCGATTGGTTTGATAGGTGGTGAACGCCAGACTAATTTGTTGTTCTGACAGCCAAGAGAGGCAGTTGCGGGAACAGGTGATTTCTAAAGGCGGGGAACCCGTTCGGGGCGAGCTTTGATTGACCATAGTGTTGTAACGGAGGGGACGGCACTGGTTTGAACAACCTATCCGATTGAATTATTTTTTTCAAGAATATTTCGTGGGCATCTCACGCAACCAAAAAATAAGGGATTAGAGCAATACGCTTTAATCCCTTATTTCCCTAACAATGGAGCCGAGCAGAGTCGAACTGCTGTCCAAACTGGGTATTGACTCTCTACTCGTTCACAGGTTTAGCCTTTCTAATCCTCAAGGCGGGAATCACCCATTATCCCGGATGACAGGGATGCTCTGGTAAAGTCTTTGCTAGCAAGCCGACCAGAAGCAGTTTACTAGCGCATCCGTTGGGGTTAGTCTTCTAGTTCTTAACGGAGTCAAACCAGAAGCAAGCGAACTTTAAATCAATAAAGTTTTTCTAGGCAGTGACTGCCACGCGCTTGAAAGCTACAGCGTTGTTTTTCGCAGTTACTTTTGTGTTTGAGTCTTTGATTTACGAGAGGAGACTCGCTCTCGACCTGAATCACAGAACAGCTTTCGCCAGCCTGTCGAAACCATTACGGCCCCGCGATTGTTAATTGTTATTTGGTTATTATAGCAGTTTGCTCGGCTGGCTGCACGGGTTCTTTGTGGTTATGACTCAGGGCAAACGCATCTTATTTTTAGAGTATTTACTAGACAAAGGTTCTGTTGAGTTTTTCTGTCGCTTAACTGTTTTGAACTTTTGAGGCAGTTTGAGGAACCGCAACCCATTCCCCTCCCTGACTCTTGGATTCACTCAAACAGGTGAGAACTTGTACCAATTCCGCACCCACCCAACCCGAAGAAAAGGATGAAGGGGTTTGAGTTTCAATATCATCCAAAAAACGATCGCGCACTCGACGCAGAGATTCCGCCGCTTCCACTGCAATAACCTCTCGTCCCAAGCCAGCAGGAACAAAATACCCCTCTTCCTCCTCGAAATAGCCCGTTTGCACGGTTAATGGCGCTTCCGAGTTCATTTCATCAAAAATCAGCGTCCCGCGACTTCCCGCAACGCACAGCCGTCTCTGCTTGTCTGGATTGAGCCAACACAGGTGAATATCCGCTTGAAACCCACTGGGATAGAGCAATGTCACCCAAACCAGATCCGCAAGTCCCGGATTCGGTTGCAACCAAACCCGTCCATTTGCCTTGACGCGATTCGGGGTTTCTCCCAACCAATGATTAAAAATACAAATATCGTGAATCGCCAAATCCCACAGCGCATCAACATCGTGGCGCACGGGTCCTAAATGGGTGCGGCTGGCATAACCGTAGCGCAATTCTCCCAATTTCCCGGAAGCCACAACTTCTCGACCGCGATCGACGACGGGGTTAAATAGGTAAGTATGATCGACTAAAAGCTGTAATTTTTTCTTCTCTGCAAGCAGCGTCAATTCAACACACTCCGAGGGATTGAGGGTTAAGGGTTTTTCCGCAAGAACGTGATACCCCAACTCCAGCGCATCGCGAATCAGTTCGTAGTGGGTTTCCGCCGGCGTGGCGATTGCCACCGCATCAATCGCGTCTAGGGTTCGCGCGTCCTCCCATTGGGAAGCCATGACAACGGTTTCAT encodes the following:
- a CDS encoding TIGR03032 family protein, which encodes MVNQSSPRTGSPPLEITCSRNCLSWLSEQQISLAFTTYQTNRLFLIGLKSEGQLSIFERLFDRPMGLYATSERLYLSSRYQLWQLDNALLPGQRYNGYDKLYIPRLAHTTGDLDIHDVAVEESGRIVFANTLYSCLATTSDRYSFTPLWHPPFIEKLAPEDRCHLNGIALVDGQPGYATAISRSDVAAGWREKRQSGGCLIDVRTNQLLLTDLSMPHSPRWYRDKLWLLNSGTGDFGYVDFARGCFNAIAFCPGYLRGLAFYKDWAIVGLSQTRRDRPSPEQAFSGLALDERLAAKEATSRCGLAIINLNTGNIDHWLYLDGIITELYDVQVLPQVKRPMALGFRTDEICHFITVDPQQSSISESRNEPFIQDAQKQGQIFPNLEGRF
- a CDS encoding Gfo/Idh/MocA family protein, producing MQIGIAIIGVGRWGTHWVRNFADCPRAKVVAIIDRHPERRAACREKFELDETVVMASQWEDARTLDAIDAVAIATPAETHYELIRDALELGYHVLAEKPLTLNPSECVELTLLAEKKKLQLLVDHTYLFNPVVDRGREVVASGKLGELRYGYASRTHLGPVRHDVDALWDLAIHDICIFNHWLGETPNRVKANGRVWLQPNPGLADLVWVTLLYPSGFQADIHLCWLNPDKQRRLCVAGSRGTLIFDEMNSEAPLTVQTGYFEEEEGYFVPAGLGREVIAVEAAESLRRVRDRFLDDIETQTPSSFSSGWVGAELVQVLTCLSESKSQGGEWVAVPQTASKVQNS